The following proteins are encoded in a genomic region of Oryza brachyantha chromosome 11, ObraRS2, whole genome shotgun sequence:
- the LOC102711022 gene encoding F-box/WD-40 repeat-containing protein At3g52030, producing the protein MEASSSRGRGGSGSGSAGVKRRRGNGAGVGATAQALNDDTLRSVFSRLDDHFDLARCSAVCNSWNRVIDTAHLMRDLYYKRNPQARSSRSNISIKSYFKELALDEHALSFSRGPSEVYQWIGHPNRATICRMKSGSILTGVGDKFLRLWSAESCKYMNEYNAPNNKVLVDFDFDENKIVGLTSSQLCIWRRSEPRSIFQSHGASFNHGLCMSYADPEVVIGCDDGRAFVYDMYSRSCSSIFRLHSSPLTCLTITDDQFIAAGSTFGNVAIADQTSGQKLGVLKSTFAPTAMRCLSFSTSGQLMFAGSSAGYAHCWDLRTLRPLWEKRVSPNVIYATHHLPGDTATLAVGGIDGVLRLICQRTGEIIRSFIVDADRPAESSSRQQVEKKLVRQVAPDARLDNIPTRLRPQITCLSVGMKKIVTTHGENYVRVWKFRPESS; encoded by the exons ATGGAGGCGAGCAGCAGCCGGGGCcggggcgggagcgggagcgggagcgcgGGCGTGAAGCGCCGCAGGGGAAACGGCGCGGGGGTGGGGGCGACGGCGCAAGCGCTGAACGACGACACCCTCCGCTCCGTCTTCTCCCGCCTCGACGACCACTTCGACCTCGCCCGCTGCTCCGCCGTCTGCAACTCATG GAATAGAGTTATTGACACAGCTCATCTGATGAGGGATCTATATTACAAGAGGAATCCACAAGCAAGAAGTTCAAGGTCTAACATTTCAATAAAGAGTTACTTCAAGGAGCTTGCACTTGATGAACATGCCTTGTCTTTCTCTAGAGGTCCTTCTGAAGTTTATCAGTGGATTGGTCATCCTAACCG GGCCACCATATGCCGTATGAAGAGTGGCTCAATCTTAACTGGTGTTGGAGATAAG TTTCTCCGACTTTGGTCTGCTGAAAGTTGCAAATACATGAACGAGTACAATGCTCCAAACAATAAAGTACTGGTTGACTTCgattttgatgaaaataaG ATTGTAGGTTTGACTAGCTCGCAGCTTTGCATATGGAGACGTAGTGAGCCAAGAAGTATTTTTCAATCTCATGGGGCCTCATTCAATCATGGCTTATGTATGAG TTATGCTGATCCAGAGGTTGTTATTGGTTGCGACGACGGTAGAGCCTTTGTATATGATATGTACAGCAGGAGTTGCTCAAGCATCTTCCG GCTTCACTCTTCTCCCTTGACATGCTTGACAATAACAGATGACCAGTTCATTGCTGCTGGTTCTACATTTGGAAATGTAGCTATTGCAGATCAAACCTCTGGACAGAAGTTAGGTGTTCTGAAATCAACTTTTGCACCAACAG CAATGAGATGCTTGTCATTCAGCACAAGTGGGCAGCTAATGTTCGCGGGCTCATCTGCTGGTTACGCGCACTGCTGGGACTTAAG GACCCTCAGGCCTCTCTGGGAAAAGCGAGTTAGCCCAAATGTCATCTACGCCACACATCACTTGCCAGGTGACACAGCAACACTGGCAGTGGGCGGCATTGATGGTGTGCTCCGCCTGATATGCCAAAGAACTGGTGAAATCATCCGAAGTTTCATAGTTGATGCGGACCGCCCAGCAGAATCCAGCTCCCGGCAGCAAGTCGAAAAGAAACTCGTGCGCCAGGTTGCTCCAGATGCCCGGCTCGACAACATCCCCACACGCCTGCGCCCTCAGATTACTTGCCTGTCGGTAGGCATGAAGAAAATTGTGACCACACATGGCGAAAACTATGTTCGTGTCTGGAAGTTTCGCCCGGAGAGTTCTTAG